One Hydrogenophaga crassostreae genomic region harbors:
- a CDS encoding co-chaperone GroES, with amino-acid sequence MNLRPLADRVIVKRIDSETKTASGIFIPDAAAEKPDQGEVLAVGPGKKNDKGDLLPMNVKVGDRVLFGKYSGQTVKVAGDELLVMKEDDLFAVVEGK; translated from the coding sequence ATGAACCTTCGTCCACTCGCCGATCGCGTGATCGTCAAGCGTATTGACAGCGAAACCAAAACCGCCTCTGGCATCTTCATCCCTGACGCTGCTGCCGAGAAGCCAGACCAGGGCGAAGTCCTGGCCGTTGGTCCAGGCAAGAAAAACGACAAAGGCGACCTGTTGCCCATGAACGTCAAGGTCGGTGACCGCGTTCTGTTTGGCAAGTACAGCGGCCAGACCGTCAAAGTGGCCGGCGATGAGCTGTTGGTCATGAAAGAAGACGACCTGTTCGCAGTCGTTGAAGGCAAGTAA
- a CDS encoding Gfo/Idh/MocA family protein: MKPVVWGVLSTAKIGMEKVLPAMLSSPLVELRAIASRSTPSAQAAAKTLGIPVAYGSYEALLADPEIEAIYNPLPNHLHVPLTLQAAAAGKHVLCEKPVAMTAAEAMTLREAATQVHIEEAFMVRHHPQWQRVREWLRAGRIGTPRTVQTFFSYFNDDPGNIRNMPGIGGGALYDIGCYAVLSARHVFEAEPQRAVSLIDRDPVLGTDRTSSALLDFGGGRQATFTVSTQSCKFQRVQIVGTQGRIEIAIPFNAPQGGAMRISLDDGGAVDGSQIAHETLPQADQYRLQAEAFSRKVREQAQPTTESLDDAIAQARVIDALWQSERSNRWEPVA, encoded by the coding sequence ATGAAACCCGTTGTCTGGGGTGTGTTGAGCACCGCCAAAATCGGCATGGAGAAGGTGTTGCCGGCGATGTTGAGCAGCCCGTTGGTGGAGCTGCGCGCCATCGCTTCGCGCTCGACGCCGTCTGCGCAGGCAGCGGCCAAGACCCTCGGCATTCCGGTGGCCTATGGCTCCTATGAAGCTTTGTTGGCCGATCCCGAGATCGAGGCGATTTACAACCCCTTGCCCAACCATTTGCACGTGCCCCTGACGTTGCAGGCGGCCGCGGCGGGCAAACATGTCTTGTGCGAAAAACCGGTGGCCATGACGGCCGCCGAGGCCATGACCCTGCGCGAAGCGGCGACGCAGGTGCACATCGAAGAAGCCTTCATGGTGCGTCACCATCCACAATGGCAGCGGGTTCGGGAATGGTTGCGTGCGGGCCGCATCGGCACCCCTCGCACGGTACAGACCTTTTTCTCTTACTTCAACGACGATCCGGGCAATATCCGCAACATGCCGGGCATCGGCGGCGGCGCCCTGTACGACATCGGGTGTTACGCCGTGCTCAGCGCCCGCCATGTGTTCGAGGCTGAGCCGCAGCGCGCTGTGTCGCTGATCGACCGCGATCCGGTGCTGGGCACCGACCGGACCAGCAGCGCGCTGCTTGATTTTGGCGGCGGCCGCCAGGCCACCTTCACCGTGTCGACCCAAAGCTGCAAGTTCCAGCGGGTGCAAATCGTGGGCACGCAAGGGCGGATTGAAATTGCCATTCCGTTCAACGCGCCGCAGGGCGGAGCCATGCGCATTTCGCTCGACGATGGCGGTGCCGTGGATGGCAGTCAAATCGCACACGAAACCCTGCCCCAGGCTGACCAGTACCGGCTGCAAGCCGAAGCCTTTTCACGCAAGGTGCGCGAGCAGGCCCAACCGACCACTGAGTCACTGGACGATGCCATTGCGCAAGCGCGGGTGATAGACGCTCTGTGGCAATCCGAACGCAGCAACCGCTGGGAGCCAGTCGCATAA
- a CDS encoding SDR family oxidoreductase, with the protein MNSQKATPQNLFSLQGQTALVTGASRGLGLEMAKALVDQGARVWLNGRDPLALEAATSLCNRTQAALGGQALALPFDVADETATQRAIAHILQTDQRFDILINNVGQRRRQTLDGLPADALRSMLETNLVSAWTLCREVATPMRAQGGGRIINITSIAGPIARAGDAAYTTAKGGLAAMTRALAAELGPHGINVNAIAPGYFATEANAAMVDDPQTQAWLQQRTSLGRWGQPEEIAGAAVFLASRAASYVTGQTLVVDGGYLAHF; encoded by the coding sequence GTGAATTCCCAAAAAGCCACACCCCAAAACCTGTTCAGCCTGCAAGGGCAGACGGCACTGGTGACCGGCGCCAGCCGCGGGCTGGGGCTCGAGATGGCGAAAGCTCTGGTAGATCAAGGTGCCCGGGTCTGGCTCAACGGGCGCGACCCGCTGGCGCTAGAAGCGGCTACCTCCCTCTGCAACCGCACGCAAGCAGCGCTCGGCGGGCAGGCTCTGGCTCTGCCATTCGATGTGGCCGACGAAACCGCGACCCAGCGGGCCATCGCCCACATCCTGCAAACCGACCAGCGTTTCGACATCCTCATCAACAACGTGGGCCAACGCCGAAGGCAAACTCTGGATGGCCTGCCGGCCGATGCGTTGCGCTCGATGCTGGAGACCAACCTGGTGTCTGCCTGGACGCTCTGCCGCGAGGTTGCCACGCCCATGCGCGCTCAAGGCGGAGGGCGCATCATCAACATCACCTCCATCGCCGGGCCCATCGCCCGCGCTGGTGACGCAGCCTACACAACAGCCAAAGGTGGCCTGGCCGCCATGACCCGCGCGCTGGCTGCCGAACTCGGCCCCCATGGCATCAACGTCAACGCCATCGCGCCCGGCTATTTCGCCACCGAAGCCAACGCCGCCATGGTCGATGACCCGCAAACCCAGGCCTGGCTGCAGCAGCGCACCTCGCTCGGCCGCTGGGGCCAACCCGAAGAAATCGCTGGCGCTGCGGTTTTTCTGGCCAGCCGGGCCGCCAGCTATGTGACTGGCCAGACTTTGGTGGTGGATGGCGGCTACCTAGCCCATTTCTGA
- the xylA gene encoding xylose isomerase: MTTYFSEINPVAFEGKDSLNPLAFKWYDKNRVVLGKSMAEHLRFAACYWHSFCWNGSDPFGGDSFLRPWQLMADPMAGAKAKADAAFEFFAKLGAPYYCFHDRDVAPEGSTPRESVNFFHEMVDVLGDKQVETGMKLLWGTANLFSHRRFMSGASTNPSPEIFGLAALQVREAMDATLKLGGENYVLWGGREGYETLLNTRMGQELDQMGRFLNMVVEYKHKIGFKGTILIEPKPREPTKHQYDFDTATVYGFLSRYGLEKEIKVNIEANHATLSGHSFEHEVATALDLGVFGSIDMNRGDMQCGWDTDQFPNNVAESALVLYLILKGGGFTTGGLNFDSKVRRQSIDPADLFHGHVGGMDVSARALLVAEKMINDDRLGQHVDARYAGWATPAGQEILTGQLSLGQLADQVLNRNQDTLPVSGRQEYLENLVNSYL; this comes from the coding sequence ATGACAACCTACTTCTCCGAGATCAACCCCGTTGCCTTCGAAGGCAAAGATTCCCTCAACCCGCTGGCCTTCAAGTGGTACGACAAAAACCGTGTGGTGCTGGGCAAGTCGATGGCGGAGCACCTGCGGTTTGCCGCCTGCTATTGGCACAGCTTCTGCTGGAACGGCTCCGACCCCTTTGGGGGCGACAGCTTTCTGCGTCCGTGGCAACTGATGGCCGATCCCATGGCCGGTGCCAAGGCCAAGGCCGATGCGGCGTTCGAGTTTTTCGCCAAACTGGGCGCGCCCTATTACTGCTTCCACGACCGCGATGTGGCGCCCGAAGGCAGCACCCCGCGCGAGAGCGTCAATTTCTTTCACGAGATGGTGGATGTGCTCGGCGACAAGCAGGTCGAGACCGGCATGAAGCTGCTCTGGGGCACCGCCAATCTGTTCAGCCACCGCCGTTTCATGTCGGGCGCTTCCACCAACCCCAGCCCCGAGATTTTCGGTCTGGCCGCTTTGCAGGTGAGAGAAGCCATGGACGCCACCCTCAAGCTGGGCGGTGAAAACTACGTGCTCTGGGGCGGCCGAGAAGGCTATGAGACCCTGCTCAACACCCGCATGGGACAAGAGCTGGACCAGATGGGGCGCTTTCTCAACATGGTGGTGGAATACAAGCACAAGATCGGCTTCAAGGGCACCATCCTGATCGAACCCAAGCCGCGCGAACCCACCAAGCACCAATACGATTTCGACACCGCCACGGTCTATGGTTTCCTCAGCCGCTACGGTCTGGAGAAAGAAATCAAGGTCAACATCGAGGCCAACCACGCCACGCTGTCGGGCCACAGCTTCGAGCACGAAGTGGCCACGGCTCTGGACCTCGGCGTGTTCGGCTCCATCGACATGAACCGCGGCGACATGCAATGCGGCTGGGACACCGACCAGTTTCCCAACAACGTGGCCGAGTCGGCTTTGGTGCTGTATCTGATTCTGAAAGGCGGCGGGTTCACCACCGGCGGGCTGAACTTCGATTCGAAAGTGCGCCGCCAGTCCATCGACCCCGCCGATCTGTTCCACGGCCACGTCGGGGGCATGGACGTCTCCGCGCGGGCCTTGCTGGTCGCTGAAAAGATGATCAACGACGACCGCCTGGGCCAACATGTGGACGCGCGCTATGCGGGCTGGGCCACGCCCGCCGGGCAAGAGATCCTGACGGGCCAGCTGAGCCTGGGCCAGCTGGCCGATCAGGTGTTGAACCGCAACCAGGACACCTTGCCGGTCTCCGGCCGCCAGGAGTATCTGGAGAACCTGGTGAACAGCTACCTTTGA
- the groL gene encoding chaperonin GroEL (60 kDa chaperone family; promotes refolding of misfolded polypeptides especially under stressful conditions; forms two stacked rings of heptamers to form a barrel-shaped 14mer; ends can be capped by GroES; misfolded proteins enter the barrel where they are refolded when GroES binds) gives MAAKDVVFGGEARARMVEGVNILANAVKVTLGPKGRNVVLERSFGAPTVTKDGVSVAKEIELKDKLQNMGAQMVKEVASKTSDNAGDGTTTATVLAQAIVREGMKYVAAGMNPMDLKRGIDKAVEALIVELKKASKATTTSKEIAQVGSISANSDASIGEIIANAMDKVGKEGVITVEDGKSLQNELDVVEGMQFDRGYLSPYFINNPEKQAAILENPFVLLYDKKVSNIRDLLPVLEQVAKAGRPLLIIAEDVDGEALATLVVNTIRGILKVVAVKAPGFGDRRKAMLEDIAILTGGKVIAEEVGLTLEKVTLADLGSAKSIEVGKENTTIIDGAGSTDDIEARVKQVRIQIEEATSDYDREKLQERVAKLAGGVAVIKVGAATEVEMKEKKARVEDALHATRAAVEEGIVAGGGVALLRARQAAGVIKGDNPDQDAGIKLVLKAIEAPLREIVANAGGEPSVVVNAIMAGKGNHGFNAANDTYGDMIEMGILDPTKVTRTALQNAASVSSLMLTTECMIAESPKDDAPSMGGGDMGGMGGMGGMGM, from the coding sequence ATGGCAGCAAAAGACGTAGTTTTCGGCGGCGAAGCCCGCGCACGCATGGTCGAAGGCGTGAACATTCTGGCCAATGCGGTCAAAGTGACCCTGGGCCCCAAGGGTCGCAACGTGGTGCTTGAGCGCTCGTTCGGCGCCCCTACCGTGACCAAGGACGGTGTGTCCGTGGCCAAGGAAATCGAACTCAAGGACAAGCTCCAGAACATGGGCGCCCAGATGGTCAAGGAAGTTGCTTCCAAGACCTCTGACAACGCTGGCGACGGCACCACCACGGCAACCGTGCTGGCACAAGCCATCGTTCGCGAAGGCATGAAGTATGTGGCCGCCGGCATGAACCCGATGGACCTGAAGCGCGGTATCGACAAGGCTGTTGAAGCCCTGATCGTCGAGCTGAAGAAGGCCTCCAAGGCCACCACGACCAGCAAGGAAATTGCCCAGGTCGGCTCCATCTCTGCCAACAGCGATGCATCCATCGGCGAGATCATCGCCAATGCGATGGACAAAGTGGGCAAAGAAGGCGTGATCACCGTGGAAGACGGCAAGTCGCTGCAAAACGAACTCGACGTGGTCGAGGGCATGCAGTTTGACCGTGGCTACCTGAGCCCCTACTTCATCAACAACCCGGAAAAGCAAGCCGCGATCCTGGAAAACCCCTTCGTCCTCCTGTACGACAAGAAGGTGTCCAACATCCGTGACCTGCTGCCCGTATTGGAGCAAGTCGCCAAAGCTGGCCGTCCACTGCTGATCATTGCTGAAGATGTCGATGGCGAAGCCCTGGCAACTCTGGTGGTGAACACCATCCGTGGCATCTTGAAGGTTGTGGCTGTGAAGGCCCCTGGCTTCGGCGACCGCCGCAAAGCCATGCTGGAAGACATCGCCATCCTGACTGGCGGCAAAGTGATCGCTGAAGAAGTGGGCCTGACGCTGGAAAAAGTGACCTTGGCCGACCTCGGTTCCGCCAAGAGCATCGAAGTGGGCAAGGAAAACACGACCATCATCGACGGCGCCGGTTCCACCGACGACATCGAAGCCCGCGTCAAGCAAGTGCGCATCCAGATCGAAGAAGCCACCAGCGACTACGACCGCGAGAAGCTGCAAGAGCGCGTGGCCAAGTTGGCCGGCGGTGTTGCCGTGATCAAGGTTGGCGCGGCCACCGAAGTCGAGATGAAGGAAAAGAAAGCCCGCGTTGAAGACGCGCTGCACGCGACCCGCGCTGCTGTGGAAGAAGGCATTGTTGCTGGTGGTGGCGTGGCTTTGCTGCGCGCCCGTCAAGCGGCTGGTGTCATCAAAGGCGACAACCCTGACCAGGACGCCGGTATCAAGCTGGTGTTGAAAGCCATCGAAGCACCTCTGCGCGAAATCGTGGCCAACGCCGGTGGCGAGCCATCGGTGGTCGTGAACGCGATCATGGCCGGCAAGGGCAACCACGGCTTCAACGCAGCCAACGACACCTACGGCGACATGATCGAAATGGGTATCCTGGACCCAACGAAAGTGACCCGCACCGCGCTGCAAAACGCAGCCTCCGTGTCCAGCCTGATGCTGACCACCGAGTGCATGATTGCCGAGTCTCCAAAGGACGACGCACCATCCATGGGTGGCGGTGACATGGGTGGCATGGGCGGCATGGGCGGCATGGGCATGTAA
- a CDS encoding choice-of-anchor O protein yields MRVLKNPRVQTRHYPTRMLLSCVALAALTACGGGQQDDAPLSRFAIEETTSPSPSSEQAPVASILEGLAAQFPNGQLPKEQEAQAALELEQNPAVLSYTADEEMSVAKLAEEVSDWMANATRKVLGQKLGTTPLYRPVVRFRTPSGYFYTASPAEIATITSQQPTWIREGTAMHGSSESNWGLSPVYRFRNNATGSYIYTISPTEKQAIVDNLSATFTLDGAAWYSSSSAGSGFSPVYRFRNILNGSYLWTGSEAEKEAIVANYSAIFAFEGVAFHTPIAAPNEVFVETPIKLNNGILGDKPKIQRQGDGTLVVAYGDAPDGAGMVYDVKGQNERPARDIFVKTCKPSATKTCNLFADWSAPINVSKSALMQSTGSFDWRGTLGNPGTYPGDIDKANIKTTGPIITLTWVSKYCPDGDPSTAAIELPVQRAVRYLERNDRVIPFSCAWTSYSTTKGTSWSPAKQLSSGERDAIQDASSGSISTDTSSASYNKGQIVYSWQEDPQGLALGEADGPGDGASGANVNGGTDVWYSYATVDLTQTPAPAPGAEYNTTYYNLRPSQRLTDNWTNQYGINGSVNYIYDGSGTNVPESSIEKGQTGAARPNIGMVGSTTIVAYEETKGSNGLDDGKFVRYHAFPYATVPATAAGKAGCIISDPSKNARRVRFLTQSPTDAGTGGIQIGIFWKEGSYDKGGPSDIRVRRGMGGLQPANLLPAVDANCATSDYATAIGLTSTKGDNISSKAPTATVANLTDNTELNYTENALAHRGVLRGEDMWIGYNYTGDLVKLWAGLDNYNFWIRRFNMTTGWDNPKNVTNITNKGINVREPRIFGTPKSNQTSCPTGNPADASTTNPADCQNANVVYLAWGTQTNVSPYDPAGGQDLGEFITVSRDSAASFAPVVKLSAVQGVYWGDQESAYESQNVTNPDGSRFYSVWNQKVLTTDETQVEFVSGNVLAP; encoded by the coding sequence ATGAGAGTTCTCAAAAATCCGCGGGTCCAAACACGGCATTACCCCACCAGAATGCTCTTGAGTTGCGTTGCCTTGGCGGCGTTGACCGCGTGCGGCGGCGGCCAACAAGACGATGCACCCCTGAGCCGGTTTGCCATCGAAGAGACCACCTCACCCTCACCCTCATCTGAGCAAGCGCCTGTGGCCAGCATCCTGGAAGGCCTGGCAGCGCAATTCCCCAACGGTCAGCTGCCGAAAGAACAAGAGGCCCAGGCTGCGCTGGAACTGGAGCAAAACCCAGCGGTTCTCTCCTATACCGCAGACGAGGAAATGTCGGTCGCCAAGCTCGCCGAGGAAGTCTCCGACTGGATGGCCAATGCAACCCGCAAGGTCCTGGGGCAAAAACTTGGAACCACACCGCTGTACAGGCCTGTGGTCCGCTTTCGCACCCCAAGCGGCTACTTCTACACCGCGAGTCCTGCTGAAATTGCCACCATTACCAGCCAGCAGCCCACCTGGATTCGCGAAGGTACGGCCATGCACGGATCCTCGGAATCCAACTGGGGACTTTCGCCTGTCTACCGGTTCCGAAACAATGCCACTGGTTCGTATATCTACACCATCAGCCCGACCGAAAAGCAGGCCATCGTCGACAACTTGTCGGCCACTTTCACGTTGGACGGCGCCGCCTGGTATTCAAGTAGCTCAGCGGGATCGGGCTTCAGTCCGGTTTACCGCTTCAGGAACATCCTGAACGGCTCATACCTCTGGACAGGCTCGGAAGCGGAAAAAGAGGCGATCGTGGCCAACTATTCGGCCATCTTCGCGTTCGAGGGCGTGGCGTTCCACACCCCGATTGCGGCACCCAACGAAGTCTTCGTCGAGACGCCCATCAAACTGAACAATGGCATCCTGGGCGACAAGCCCAAAATCCAGCGTCAAGGTGACGGTACCTTGGTCGTGGCTTATGGCGATGCGCCCGATGGGGCTGGCATGGTGTACGACGTCAAGGGCCAAAACGAAAGGCCGGCTCGAGACATTTTTGTGAAAACCTGCAAGCCATCAGCCACCAAAACCTGCAACCTCTTTGCGGACTGGTCTGCGCCCATCAACGTGTCCAAATCTGCGCTGATGCAGAGCACGGGCTCCTTTGACTGGCGTGGCACGCTGGGCAATCCCGGCACCTATCCAGGCGACATCGACAAGGCCAACATCAAGACCACCGGCCCGATCATCACGCTGACCTGGGTCAGCAAGTACTGCCCAGACGGAGATCCCTCGACCGCAGCGATCGAACTCCCGGTGCAACGCGCCGTCAGGTACCTGGAACGCAATGACCGCGTGATTCCATTCTCGTGCGCCTGGACGTCTTATTCGACCACCAAAGGCACCAGTTGGAGTCCGGCCAAACAGTTGAGCTCCGGTGAGCGTGATGCGATCCAGGATGCCAGCAGCGGCAGCATCAGCACCGACACCAGCAGCGCCAGCTACAACAAGGGCCAGATCGTCTATTCATGGCAGGAAGACCCGCAAGGCTTGGCACTGGGCGAGGCCGATGGTCCGGGCGATGGCGCCTCCGGCGCCAACGTCAATGGCGGCACCGATGTCTGGTACAGCTACGCCACCGTCGACCTGACCCAGACACCGGCACCGGCACCTGGCGCCGAATACAACACGACCTACTACAACCTGCGACCCAGCCAACGCCTGACTGACAACTGGACAAACCAGTACGGGATCAACGGTTCGGTGAACTACATCTACGACGGCTCTGGCACCAACGTACCTGAAAGCTCGATCGAAAAAGGTCAGACCGGAGCGGCACGCCCCAACATCGGCATGGTGGGCTCCACAACCATCGTCGCGTACGAAGAGACCAAGGGCTCCAACGGCCTGGACGATGGCAAGTTCGTCCGATACCACGCGTTTCCGTATGCCACCGTCCCGGCCACAGCCGCTGGCAAAGCCGGTTGCATCATCAGCGACCCCTCCAAGAATGCCAGGCGTGTTCGCTTTCTGACGCAAAGCCCGACCGATGCCGGCACGGGTGGCATCCAGATCGGCATCTTCTGGAAAGAAGGCTCGTATGACAAAGGTGGTCCGTCGGACATCCGTGTGCGACGGGGCATGGGTGGGCTGCAACCCGCCAACTTGCTGCCCGCCGTGGACGCCAACTGTGCCACGTCGGACTATGCGACCGCGATCGGCTTGACCAGCACCAAAGGCGACAACATCAGCAGCAAGGCGCCCACGGCGACCGTGGCCAACCTGACCGACAACACCGAGCTGAACTACACCGAAAACGCGCTGGCCCACCGTGGTGTGTTGCGTGGCGAAGACATGTGGATCGGCTACAACTACACCGGCGACCTGGTGAAACTCTGGGCAGGCTTGGACAACTACAACTTCTGGATCCGTCGATTCAACATGACCACGGGCTGGGACAATCCCAAGAACGTCACCAACATCACGAACAAGGGCATCAATGTTCGCGAGCCACGTATCTTCGGTACCCCCAAGAGCAACCAGACCTCATGCCCGACCGGGAATCCGGCAGACGCCAGCACGACCAACCCGGCCGACTGCCAGAACGCCAACGTGGTGTACCTGGCCTGGGGGACCCAGACCAACGTGTCACCTTACGATCCGGCGGGTGGACAGGATCTCGGCGAATTCATCACGGTGAGCCGGGACTCGGCCGCGAGCTTTGCCCCCGTGGTCAAACTCTCTGCCGTGCAAGGTGTGTACTGGGGCGATCAAGAGTCAGCTTATGAGTCGCAAAACGTCACCAACCCGGACGGCAGCCGTTTCTACTCGGTCTGGAACCAGAAGGTGCTCACCACGGACGAGACCCAGGTTGAGTTTGTCAGCGGCAATGTGCTCGCTCCTTGA
- a CDS encoding protein-disulfide reductase DsbD family protein, giving the protein MLLNLLLSVTPRSQRWLVGLALALPLAAPAQSLLTQLTDTAVVQSEQVRAELVAHAPEGAGPGKTAWLGLQLTHAPEWHTYWKNSGDSGLPTDLQWTLPPGVSAGPIAWPTPRKFPIGPLANYGYNGTVLLPVPLTVDPSFQGREIEVKLDAAWLVCRKECIPEEGSFTLRLPVEGSTAINGIAFETTFAAAPSDQAAGNSTAQPKDKQLEVQLAGLPAAWHGKALEFFPEPTGLIEPGSPWTQSWNGDLWTASVPLSPYRSESPTSLPLVVALANAPGEGPGSAGVRMDVPVQGAWPAVADVPALVPDALTAALQANAAQAAASPTSSNGPPITLWAALLGALLGGMILNLMPCVFPVLAIKVLAFAQHADDRTAHRASGLAYTAGVLLSFLALGGLLLGLRAAGEQLGWGFQLQSPAVVASLAVLFTLIGLNLAGLFEFGSVLPSSVASLQAKNPTADAFLTGVLATAIASPCTAPFMGASLGLAIALPTWQALAVFGALGLGMALPYLAASWWPAIARALPRPGAWMNTFRQLMAFPMFATVVWLLWVLGQQSGIDGAAALLMLLLVMALVIWAWALPPGKGRTALATVSVASLAWLIWTVGPNITRLQTAESAAAPVATTVAGLNWESWSADKQARLLAEGRPVFVDFTAAWCVTCQYNKRTTLANADVLSDLAAKNVALLRADWTRRDPAVTSALASLGRNGVPVYALHRAGQPPLVMSEVLSVNDVRTALASI; this is encoded by the coding sequence TCGCCCTGCCCCTGGCAGCCCCGGCCCAAAGCCTGCTGACCCAACTCACCGACACCGCCGTGGTGCAAAGCGAGCAGGTACGCGCCGAGCTCGTGGCCCATGCGCCCGAAGGCGCTGGACCGGGCAAAACGGCCTGGCTGGGTTTGCAACTGACCCATGCGCCCGAATGGCACACCTACTGGAAAAACTCCGGTGATTCGGGCCTGCCCACAGACTTGCAGTGGACGCTGCCACCCGGCGTGTCGGCCGGGCCCATAGCCTGGCCGACACCGCGCAAATTTCCCATCGGCCCGCTGGCCAACTACGGCTACAACGGCACCGTGTTGCTGCCGGTACCGCTCACGGTTGACCCCTCGTTCCAGGGACGGGAGATCGAGGTCAAGCTCGACGCGGCCTGGCTGGTCTGCCGCAAGGAGTGCATTCCGGAAGAAGGCAGTTTCACCCTGCGCTTGCCGGTTGAAGGGTCCACCGCCATCAACGGCATCGCTTTTGAAACCACATTTGCCGCCGCCCCCAGCGACCAGGCCGCCGGCAACAGCACGGCACAACCCAAGGACAAACAGCTCGAAGTTCAACTAGCCGGCCTTCCCGCCGCCTGGCATGGCAAGGCGTTGGAATTTTTCCCGGAGCCCACCGGCCTGATCGAACCCGGTTCGCCCTGGACCCAAAGCTGGAACGGCGACCTCTGGACGGCCAGCGTGCCCCTGTCTCCTTACCGCAGTGAAAGCCCGACCAGCCTGCCCCTGGTCGTGGCGCTGGCCAATGCGCCGGGCGAGGGTCCTGGCAGCGCGGGTGTGCGCATGGATGTACCGGTACAGGGCGCGTGGCCGGCGGTGGCGGACGTGCCTGCATTGGTGCCTGATGCGCTCACCGCGGCCCTGCAAGCCAATGCCGCCCAAGCCGCTGCATCGCCCACCAGCAGCAACGGCCCACCCATCACCTTATGGGCAGCGCTGCTCGGCGCTTTGCTCGGCGGCATGATCCTCAACCTCATGCCTTGTGTGTTCCCTGTGTTGGCCATCAAGGTATTGGCATTTGCACAACATGCTGATGACCGCACCGCCCACCGCGCCAGCGGGCTCGCCTACACCGCAGGCGTGTTGCTCTCGTTCCTCGCTCTGGGCGGCCTGTTGCTCGGCCTGCGCGCAGCGGGCGAACAACTGGGCTGGGGCTTTCAGTTGCAAAGCCCGGCGGTTGTCGCCTCGCTGGCGGTGTTGTTCACGCTGATCGGTCTGAACCTGGCCGGTCTGTTCGAATTCGGCAGCGTCTTGCCCAGCTCGGTCGCCAGTCTGCAAGCGAAGAATCCCACGGCGGATGCCTTCCTGACCGGCGTGCTCGCCACAGCGATCGCGTCGCCCTGCACAGCCCCCTTCATGGGCGCCTCGCTGGGGCTGGCGATCGCCTTGCCCACCTGGCAAGCGCTGGCCGTGTTCGGCGCACTGGGCCTGGGCATGGCCCTGCCCTACCTCGCAGCCAGCTGGTGGCCAGCGATTGCGCGCGCGCTGCCGCGACCCGGCGCCTGGATGAACACCTTCCGCCAACTGATGGCCTTCCCGATGTTTGCCACCGTGGTGTGGCTGCTGTGGGTGCTGGGCCAGCAAAGCGGCATTGATGGTGCAGCGGCCTTGCTGATGCTGCTGCTGGTGATGGCGCTGGTGATCTGGGCCTGGGCGCTGCCTCCAGGCAAAGGGCGCACCGCATTGGCAACTGTGTCCGTCGCCAGTCTGGCCTGGCTGATCTGGACCGTGGGGCCCAACATCACGCGCCTTCAAACCGCTGAGAGCGCCGCGGCCCCGGTGGCCACCACCGTAGCGGGCTTGAACTGGGAATCCTGGAGCGCCGACAAACAGGCCCGGTTGCTGGCTGAGGGTCGGCCAGTCTTTGTGGATTTCACCGCTGCCTGGTGCGTCACCTGTCAATACAACAAGCGCACCACCCTGGCCAATGCCGATGTGCTCTCCGACCTGGCAGCCAAAAACGTGGCCCTGCTGCGCGCCGACTGGACCCGCCGCGACCCAGCCGTCACCTCCGCTCTGGCGTCCTTGGGCCGCAACGGCGTACCGGTGTACGCCTTGCACCGCGCTGGCCAGCCGCCGCTGGTGATGTCTGAGGTGTTGAGCGTGAACGATGTGCGCACGGCGCTGGCCTCAATCTGA
- a CDS encoding rhodanese-like domain-containing protein, translating into MTPLFPRLSRRQALTTVAFSFALSAGLTACSASDAANDPLRVGIEEGRQLFESHQVTLFDIREPDEHATGVAEGASLLPMSQLQKRVNEIPNDPAQPVLIICNTQNRSSKVAEALKDAGWNNVRYVQGGMSTWAKNGWPMVKPMGSS; encoded by the coding sequence ATGACCCCTTTATTCCCGCGACTGAGCAGGCGCCAGGCACTCACCACCGTGGCCTTCAGCTTCGCTCTCAGCGCAGGCCTGACCGCCTGTTCGGCCAGCGATGCCGCCAACGACCCGCTGCGCGTCGGCATTGAAGAAGGGCGACAGCTGTTCGAAAGCCACCAAGTGACGCTGTTCGACATTCGCGAGCCCGACGAACATGCCACCGGCGTGGCCGAAGGCGCCAGCTTGCTGCCCATGTCGCAGCTTCAGAAGCGCGTCAATGAAATCCCCAACGACCCTGCTCAGCCGGTGCTCATCATCTGCAACACGCAGAACCGCTCCAGCAAGGTAGCCGAAGCGCTAAAAGACGCAGGCTGGAACAACGTGCGCTACGTTCAAGGCGGCATGAGCACCTGGGCGAAGAATGGTTGGCCCATGGTCAAACCCATGGGTAGCAGCTGA